A stretch of DNA from Sphingopyxis sp. MWB1:
GGGCTGGACGATGGCAGCTTTCGTGTCGCCGAGCGCGGGGACGACGGCGCGTGGCAGGTCCATCAATGGCTAAAAAAGGCAGTATTACTGTCCTTTCGCCTGAACGACATGGCGATCATCGAGGGCGGCCCCGGCGGCGCGACCTGGTGGGATAAGGTGCCGTCCAAATTTGCCGGATGGGATGAAGGCCGTTTTCGCGACGCAGGGTTTCGCGCGGTTCCCGGCGCCATCGTTCGTCATGGCGCGCATATCGGCAAGGGCGCGGTGCTGATGCCGAGCTTTGTCAACATCGGCGCGCGGGTTGGTGAAGGCACGATGGTCGACACCTGGGCGACGGTCGGAAGCTGTGCGCAGATCGGCGCCAATGTCCATCTGTCGGGCGGCGCGGGAATCGGCGGCGTGCTCGAACCCTTGCAGGCCGGACCGGTAGTGATCGAGGATTGCGCCTTTATCGGCGCGCGCGCCGAAGTCGCCGAAGGCGTGATCGTGCGCGAGGGCGCCGTCTTGTCGATGGGCGTCTATCTGGGCGCGTCGACGAAGATTATCGACCGCGCGACTGGCGAAATTTTTATCGGCGAAGTTCCGCCCTATGCCGTCGTTGTCCCTGGAGCGATGCCCGGCAAGCCGTTGGCTGATGGATCGCCCGGCCCGTCGCTTTATTGCGCCGTGATCGTCAAGCGCGTCGATGCGCAAACCCGGTCCAAGACGGCCATCAACGAATTGCTGCGCGACTAATCCTTTCCCCCTGACGTTACGGAATCTTTCTCGTCGAAGCAGGTTCCCCGTTGGTGGATAAGCCATGGCCCAGGCGCCGCACCTGTGGTGCGACGCGGTTGGGAACAGATGGGGAGAGGGAATGGCGCGTTTTGGGGAGATGCCGCTGGTCGGGGCCGGACTGGCCGCCATTTTGGGGCTTGGCGGAAACGCCTTCGCTCAGGAGGAGCCTGCGCCCGCGGCCGCACCCGCCGACGCTGTGGCGGGCGAGGGGACACGCTATACGCCCGCCAATTTCACGCGCTTTGCCCCGCGCACCGCGCTTGACATGGTCGAGAAAGTTCCGGGATTTCAGCTTGTCAGCGGCAGCAATGGCGGCAATCGCGGACTGGGCGGGGCCACCGACAATCTGCTGATCAACGGCGAACGCATCGCCAACAAGACCACCGACGCGCGCAGCGCGCTGCAACGCATTCCGGCGGAGCAGGTCGCCTATATCGCCATCGTCGATGGCGCGAGCCTGAGCGTTCCCGGCCTGACCGGGCAGGTTGCCAATGTCGTGCTGGTCGAAGGGGCGGGGCAGGGCTTTACCACCAGCTTTCAATGGCGGCCCGAATGGCGGCCGGGGCTGAAGAATAATTGGCTTGATGGAGAAATTTCGACAAGCGGAGCGGTCGGCG
This window harbors:
- the dapD gene encoding 2,3,4,5-tetrahydropyridine-2,6-dicarboxylate N-succinyltransferase; amino-acid sequence: MTTDLISTIEAAWDARETLGVTSKGAEREAVEQALAGLDDGSFRVAERGDDGAWQVHQWLKKAVLLSFRLNDMAIIEGGPGGATWWDKVPSKFAGWDEGRFRDAGFRAVPGAIVRHGAHIGKGAVLMPSFVNIGARVGEGTMVDTWATVGSCAQIGANVHLSGGAGIGGVLEPLQAGPVVIEDCAFIGARAEVAEGVIVREGAVLSMGVYLGASTKIIDRATGEIFIGEVPPYAVVVPGAMPGKPLADGSPGPSLYCAVIVKRVDAQTRSKTAINELLRD